In a genomic window of Corynebacterium choanae:
- a CDS encoding multidrug ABC transporter permease — MLHQMKAEWTKLTTTKSLYWTTALFLFFSIGSSALFAFAILRSTADQGQQFGYTSPALALSGLQALGLPVVIIQAAMVFTAEYRHNIASMTFAATSKRLLVPIAKFLVYAIFMAIITAMTVLLCYQVALSIVGEGDNSFRFDAFHDPEALRFYWAYPLIVVLLIAFTLGLAMMIRQTAGTITVAMLWFVLLEVVMGQVPKFGAIITRYLPFTNLQAFINKADIVDSVVGWQGSFGIFAAWCIGLFVIGCVLVQRRDV; from the coding sequence ATGCTGCATCAAATGAAAGCGGAATGGACGAAACTCACCACAACGAAATCGTTGTATTGGACCACCGCACTATTTTTATTCTTCAGCATCGGATCGTCGGCGCTATTCGCGTTTGCGATCTTGCGTTCCACCGCCGACCAGGGGCAACAGTTTGGCTACACGAGCCCAGCACTGGCGCTATCCGGTTTGCAGGCCCTCGGCCTGCCAGTGGTGATTATTCAAGCGGCCATGGTGTTTACCGCCGAATATCGGCACAACATCGCGTCGATGACATTTGCTGCCACCTCGAAACGCCTGCTGGTACCGATCGCTAAATTCCTGGTTTATGCGATCTTCATGGCCATCATCACGGCAATGACCGTGTTGCTGTGCTATCAGGTAGCCCTGTCCATTGTCGGCGAAGGCGATAACAGTTTCCGGTTCGATGCCTTCCACGATCCCGAAGCGCTACGCTTCTACTGGGCATATCCACTCATCGTGGTACTGCTCATCGCGTTTACGTTGGGCTTGGCAATGATGATCCGGCAAACTGCTGGCACGATTACCGTTGCCATGCTGTGGTTTGTGCTACTGGAAGTAGTGATGGGGCAGGTGCCGAAATTCGGTGCCATTATCACTCGCTATCTGCCATTTACTAACTTGCAAGCATTTATCAACAAGGCGGATATTGTTGATTCTGTTGTGGGCTGGCAAGGCTCCTTTGGAATCTTTGCCGCCTGGTGCATTGGTTTGTTCGTTATCGGCTGCGTGCTCGTACAACGCCGCGACGTATAA
- the cls gene encoding cardiolipin synthase: MDPTHTFATLEWWQWLLLVLEYGFKIAAIGIVPGGQKPGSSSAWLLAILFIPLIGLPLYLLMGSKIISERRHETQQHAASVVGDPHATLPDLPPDATIPENLSTIVRLNRFLTGMPACWAGVDDILPDARKAIVRMAGAIDRAEDFVWAEFYITSWDEVTDPFFQACRRAVERGVEVRLLFDQVGSWKYPGYRTLGKRLDAIGVQWHLTQPLAPWRWRFRRPDLRNHRKLLIVDGEIGFMGSQNLIDPSYLSKKNVAIGREWVDVIIELSGSVLSSLELLFATDWYLETGEVLPIEDRPYEEEKNPDRTRNLVQLVPSGPGYKGDPNLKMFVAMVHQAKDEVIMCSPYFIPDESLLEAVKAACYRGVDVHLLVCEQSDQFMVGHAQASYYRSLLEVGVTIHLYPKPMVLHTKYLLIDPDTEHGSAVVGSSNMDMRSFGLNYEVSLYVAQGQLIRQLNALTQSYYSLSRVLGKQEWENRSMMNKYLDNAMRLTSALQ, encoded by the coding sequence ATGGATCCCACCCACACCTTTGCCACCTTGGAATGGTGGCAATGGCTGCTGCTCGTTTTAGAGTACGGGTTCAAAATCGCCGCGATCGGTATTGTGCCCGGCGGTCAAAAACCTGGCTCATCCTCCGCCTGGCTGCTCGCTATTTTGTTCATCCCGCTGATCGGATTGCCGCTCTATCTGCTCATGGGATCGAAGATTATCAGCGAACGGCGACACGAAACCCAACAACATGCCGCCTCTGTTGTCGGCGACCCGCATGCCACCCTGCCGGATCTGCCACCAGATGCAACCATTCCGGAAAATTTAAGCACCATTGTGCGGCTCAACAGATTTCTTACCGGCATGCCCGCCTGTTGGGCAGGTGTCGACGATATTTTGCCCGACGCCCGCAAAGCCATTGTGCGCATGGCTGGCGCAATCGACCGGGCAGAAGACTTTGTGTGGGCAGAGTTTTATATCACTTCCTGGGATGAGGTCACCGACCCGTTCTTCCAAGCCTGTCGCCGCGCCGTCGAACGAGGCGTAGAAGTACGACTGCTTTTCGACCAGGTCGGATCGTGGAAATATCCCGGATATCGCACCTTAGGCAAACGCCTCGACGCTATCGGTGTGCAATGGCATCTCACCCAGCCGCTGGCACCATGGCGGTGGCGCTTCCGTCGCCCTGATCTGCGGAATCATCGCAAACTCCTCATTGTCGACGGGGAGATTGGGTTTATGGGTTCCCAAAACCTGATCGACCCCAGCTATCTGTCGAAGAAAAATGTTGCGATCGGCCGGGAATGGGTCGATGTCATCATTGAACTTTCCGGGTCGGTACTGTCCTCCTTGGAGCTGCTGTTTGCCACCGACTGGTATCTCGAAACCGGCGAAGTGCTGCCTATTGAAGACCGCCCCTATGAAGAGGAAAAAAACCCGGATCGCACCCGAAACTTGGTGCAGCTGGTGCCATCCGGGCCGGGATATAAGGGGGATCCAAACTTGAAGATGTTCGTCGCCATGGTGCATCAAGCCAAGGACGAAGTCATCATGTGTTCTCCCTATTTCATCCCCGACGAATCCCTCCTTGAAGCAGTGAAAGCCGCCTGCTATCGCGGGGTGGATGTGCATCTTTTGGTATGTGAGCAATCCGATCAGTTTATGGTCGGCCACGCCCAGGCATCGTATTATCGCAGCCTGCTAGAAGTCGGTGTCACCATTCATCTGTATCCAAAACCGATGGTGCTGCACACCAAGTATTTGCTGATTGACCCGGACACGGAACATGGTTCCGCCGTGGTTGGCTCATCGAATATGGATATGCGCTCATTCGGGTTGAACTACGAAGTTTCGCTCTATGTGGCGCAAGGCCAGCTGATCCGCCAGCTTAATGCGCTCACCCAAAGCTATTACAGCCTCTCCCGGGTGTTAGGAAAGCAGGAATGGGAAAACCGGTCCATGATGAACAAATACCTCGACAATGCCATGCGGCTCACCTCTGCGCTGCAGTAG
- a CDS encoding ABC transporter ATP-binding protein — translation MIEVTGLTKRYGNVTAVDDLTFSIAPGKVTGFLGPNGAGKSTTMRMIIGLDRPTAGTATIDGKPYAELTNPLRKVGSLLDAKSWHPNRSAHNRLKWIAQSNGIPTSRVDEVLRIVGLSEVAKKKVGGFSLGMGQRLGLAAALLGDPEVLILDEPVNGLDPEGIVWMRTLMRSLAAEGRTVLVSSHLLSEMANTADHLIVIGRGKLIANAPMNEFIGAAGSQSALLRTPDMDVMKQVLAQEGFTFTEEVDSSQRQILVVHDVSTDRLGALAFSHGITVFELQGKQSTLEQAFMESTGAAQQFSTDNPSEV, via the coding sequence ATGATTGAAGTGACCGGCTTAACGAAACGGTATGGCAACGTCACTGCAGTCGACGATCTCACCTTTAGCATTGCCCCCGGAAAAGTCACCGGCTTTCTTGGGCCAAACGGTGCTGGCAAGTCCACCACCATGCGCATGATTATCGGGCTTGATCGTCCCACTGCAGGAACCGCCACTATTGACGGCAAACCCTATGCTGAACTGACCAATCCACTGCGGAAGGTCGGCTCCCTGTTGGATGCCAAATCGTGGCATCCCAACCGCAGCGCCCACAATCGGCTGAAGTGGATCGCCCAATCCAACGGCATCCCCACCTCACGGGTTGACGAAGTGCTGCGCATCGTCGGCCTGTCGGAAGTTGCGAAGAAAAAAGTTGGCGGCTTCTCCCTCGGTATGGGGCAGCGTCTCGGCCTGGCTGCGGCACTGCTCGGCGACCCGGAAGTCCTCATCTTGGATGAACCTGTCAACGGGCTCGACCCGGAAGGTATCGTCTGGATGCGCACACTGATGCGGTCACTCGCCGCCGAAGGCCGCACCGTATTGGTCAGCTCCCACCTCCTTTCAGAGATGGCCAACACTGCCGATCATCTCATCGTCATTGGCCGCGGCAAACTCATAGCAAACGCACCGATGAACGAATTCATCGGCGCGGCTGGTTCCCAATCAGCGCTGCTCCGCACCCCGGACATGGATGTGATGAAACAGGTGCTGGCACAGGAAGGGTTCACCTTCACCGAAGAGGTCGACTCCTCTCAGCGGCAGATCCTCGTCGTGCACGACGTCTCCACTGACCGGCTTGGGGCGCTCGCATTTAGCCACGGCATTACCGTCTTTGAACTGCAGGGTAAACAGTCCACCCTGGAGCAGGCGTTCATGGAATCCACCGGGGCGGCGCAACAGTTTTCCACCGACAATCCAAGTGAGGTCTAG